A stretch of the Papaver somniferum cultivar HN1 chromosome 6, ASM357369v1, whole genome shotgun sequence genome encodes the following:
- the LOC113289105 gene encoding NAC domain-containing protein 22-like has protein sequence MADLDLPGFRFHPTEEELLNFYLKKVVFGHKLHFDIIGFLNIYRHDPWELPGLAKIGEREWYFYVPRDRKQGPSGAGRPNRTTLNGFWKATGSDRTIRCLTDPKKILGLRKTLVFYNGRAPRGSKTDWVMNEYRLTPQNCSSSQEDIVLCKIYRKATSLKVLEQRAAMEEEEMEQRAAMEEEEMFKSSASSPQDSYMSVSLMESEINIFCKGVSNEEDQDQQHDHEQEQEQEQEQEQELIKEEHVEGVQEVILVNKEAETCAASMTKPSLTLVNDKFLPQLQLPGKISNNLDWMQDPFFTQIRSPWLDNWMTPTYANLLL, from the exons ATGGCAGATTTGGATCTTCCAGGTTTCAGGTTCCATCCCACAGAGGAAGAACTCCTCAATTTCTACCTGAAAAAAGTTGTCTTTGGTCATAAGCTTCATTTCGACATCATTGGTTTCCTCAACATTTATCGTCATGATCCTTGGGAATTACCTG GGTTGGCTAAAATTGGAGAAAGAGAATGGTACTTCTATGTTCCTAGAGACAGAAAGCAAGGTCCTTCAGGTGCCGGTAGGCCGAACAGAACGACACTGAATGGATTTTGGAAGGCAACTGGTTCTGACCGTACCATACGGTGCTTAACGGATCCGAAAAAGATTTTAGGATTAAGGAAGACTCTTGTTTTCTACAACGGCAGAGCACCACGGGGGTCTAAAACGGATTGGGTCATGAATGAATATAGACTGACGCCCCAAAATTGTTCTTCTTCCCAG GAAGATATAGTGTTATGTAAGATTTACAGAAAAGCCACGTCTTTGAAAGTATTGGAACAAAGGGCAGccatggaagaagaagagatggaacAAAGGGCAGCCATggaggaagaagagatgtttaaATCATCCGCATCGTCGCCACAAGATTCATATATGTCTGTATCACTAATGGAGTCTGAAATCAATATATTTTGTAAGGGTGTTAGTAATGAAGAAGACCAAGACCAACAACACGATCATGAACAAGAGCAAGAACAGGAACAGGAACAAGAACAAGAGTTGATCAAGGAGGAACACGTTGAGGGTGTTCAAGAAGTGATATTGGTCAACAAAGAAGCTGAAACATGTGCTGCTTCGATGACTAAACCATCACTAACCCTCGTGAACGATAAATTCTTGCCCCAGCTTCAATTGCCTGGTAAAATTAGCAACAATCTGGACTGGATGCAAGATCCTTTCTTTACTCAGATACGTAGCCCTTGGTTAGACAATTGGATGACACCTACTTATGCCAACTTACTACTATAA